Proteins encoded in a region of the Hippopotamus amphibius kiboko isolate mHipAmp2 chromosome 11, mHipAmp2.hap2, whole genome shotgun sequence genome:
- the LOC130830848 gene encoding LOW QUALITY PROTEIN: putative olfactory receptor 2I1 (The sequence of the model RefSeq protein was modified relative to this genomic sequence to represent the inferred CDS: inserted 1 base in 1 codon), with translation MTATRRVGGKADDMTGKSAFKTEDEVIKSAMSPTDHSGFKGWYTRADLCPPRSSHQVANLSTEERFLLLGFSDWPSLQLVLFSLVLLGYLLTLTGNSALVLLATRDPRLHTPMYYFLCHLALVDAGCTTSVVPPLLANLCGRALWLERGGCLAQLCASLALDSAECVLLAVMALDRAAAVCRPLRYAGLASPRLCRALAAASWLGGLANSAAQTALLAARPLCAPRRVDHFICELPALLQLACGGGGGGGGQDSSERQMFAARVVILLLPSAVILASYGAVARAVWGMRTRGSRRKAVGTCGSHLTAVCLFYGSAIYTYLQPTHSYNQWRGKFISLFYTVVTPXSPLIYTLRNKEVKGAARRLLGGLGRAQTGH, from the exons ATGACAGCAACAAGGAGGGTTGGGGGCAAAGCTGATGACATGACAGGCAAATCTGCATTCAAAACTGAGGATGAGGTCATCAAATCTGCAATGTCTCCCACAG ATCACTCTGGATTTAAAGGCTGGTACACGCGTGCTGATCTGTGCCCCCCACGATCCTCGCACCAGGTG GCCAACCTCAGCACAGAGGAACGCTTCCTCCTCCTGGGTTTCTCCGACTGGCCCTCCCTGCAGCTTGTCCTCTTCTCCCTTGTCCTCCTCGGCTACCTCCTGACCCTGACGGGCAACTCGGCGCTCGTGCTGCTGGCGACGCGCGACCCGCGCCTGCACACGCCCATGTACTACTTCCTCTGCCACCTGGCCCTGGTGGACGCGGGCTGCACCACGAGCGTGGTGCCTCCTCTGCTGGCCAACCTTTGCGGCCGGGCGCTGTGGCTGGAGCGCGGCGGCTGCCTGGCCCAGCTGTGCGCGTCGCTGGCGCTGGACTCGGCCGAGTGCGTCCTGCTGGCGGTGATGGCTCTGGACCGCGCGGCCGCCGTGTGCCGCCCGCTGCGCTACGCCGGGCTCGCCTCGCCGCGCCTCTGCCGCGCGCTGGCCGCTGCCTCCTGGCTCGGCGGCCTCGCCAACTCTGCGGCGCAAACGGCGCTGCTGGCCGCTCGGCCGCTGTGCGCGCCCCGCCGGGTGGACCACTTCATCTGCGAGCTGCCCGCGCTGCTCCAGCTGgcctgcggcggcggcggcggcggcggcggccaggACTCCAGCGAGCGCCAGATGTTTGCTGCCCGCGTGGTCATCCTGCTGCTGCCGTCCGCCGTCATCCTGGCCTCCTATGGCGCCGTGGCCCGCGCTGTATGGGGCATGAGGACCAGAGGGAGCCGCAGGAAAGCGGTGGGCACCTGTGGGTCCCACCTGACAGCCGTCTGCCTCTTCTATGGCTCAGCCATCTACACCTACCTGCAACCCACTCACAGCTACAACCAGTGGCGGGGCAAGTTCATTTCGCTTTTCTACACGGTAGTCACAC TCAGCCCACTCATCTACACCCTCAGGAATAAGGAAGTGAAGGGGGCAGCGAGGAGGCTCCTGGGGGGTCTGGGGAGGGCGCAAACTGGACACTAA
- the LOC130831861 gene encoding ubiquitin D-like has product MAATLCVNVHSQQWGPMTFPACSEDRVKKINEHVRSKIKVPVQDQVLQLGSKTLKPQRTLSSYGIDRETTIHLTLKVVRPSDEELTLELVESGDEGQRHCLQVRRSSSVAQVKKMIETKTAIPHKKQVVTCNGKKLEDGKIMADYGIKKGHLLFLTYPCIGG; this is encoded by the exons ATGGCTGCCACCCTCTGT GTGAATGTCCATTCTCAGCAATGGGGGCCAATGACCTTCCCTGCCTGCTCAGAAGACAGAGTGAAGAAGATCAATGAACATGTCCGGTCTAAGATCAAGGTTCCTGTGCAGGACCAGGTCCTCCAGCTGGGCTCGAAGACCCTGAAGCCCCAGAGGACACTGTCATCCTATGGGATTGACAGGGAGACGACCATCCACCTCACCCTGAAGGTGGTGAGGCCCAGTGATGAGGAGCTGACCTTGGAATTGGTGGAGTCCGGTGATGAGGGGCAGAGGCACTGCCTCCAGGTGCGAAGGTCCAGCTCAGTGGCCCAGGTGAAAAAGATGATCGAGACAAAGACTGCCATACCCCACAAGAAGCAGGTTGTGACTTGCAATGGGAAGAAACTGGAAGATGGGAAGATCATGGCAGACTATGGCATCAAGAAGGGCCACTTACTCTTCCTGACATACCCCTGCATTGGGGGGTGA
- the LOC130831566 gene encoding olfactory receptor 2H1-like gives MVNHSSPVDFLLLGFSEHPGLERILFVVVLISYLLTLVGNTLIILLSVLDPRLHSPMYFFLSNLSFLDLCFTTSCVPQMLVNLWGPRKTITFLGCSVQLFIFLFLGTTECILLTVMAFDRYVAVCQPLRYATIIHPGLCRQLAAVAWVTGLVQSIVQTPPTLRMPFCTHRQIDDFLCEVPSLIQLSCGDTTFNEILLAVFSIIFVVVPLSLILASYGAIARAVLRINSKGRKKAFGTCSSHLMVVTIFYSSGTSVYLQSKNPYAQRRSKFFGLLYAVGTPSLNPLIYTLRNKEVKRALRRLLGKDRDSRES, from the coding sequence ATGGTCAACCACAGCTCCCCGGTGGACTTCCTCCTTCTGGGCTTCTCTGAACACCCAGGGCTTGAAAGAATCCTCTTCGTGGTCGTCTTGATTTCTTACCTCCTGACTCTGGTGGGCAACACGCTCATCATCCTGCTGTCCGTGCTGGACCCCAGGCTCCACTCCCCAATGTACTTTTTCCTCTCCAACCTCTCCTTCTTGGACCTCTGTTTCACTACAAGTTGTGTTCCCCAGATGCTGGTCAACCTCTGGGGCCCAAGGAAGACCATTACTTTTCTTGGCTGCTCTGTCCAGCTCTTCATCTTCCTGTTTCTGGGGACCACTGAGTGCATTCTCCTGACAGTGATGGCCTTTGACCGCTACGTGGCTGTCTGCCAGCCCCTCCGCTATGCCACCATCATCCACCCCGGCCTGTGTCGACAGCTGGCGGCTGTGGCCTGGGTAACGGGTCTGGTCCAATCAATAGTCCAGACACCACCCACCCTCCGCATGCCCTTCTGCACCCATCGACAGATAGATGACTTTCTATGTGAAGTCCCTTCTCTAATTCAACTCTCCTGTGGAGACACCACCTTCAATGAAATCCTATTAGCTGTGTTCAGTATCATCTTTGTGGTCGTGCCCCTCAGCCTCATCCTTGCTTCTTATGGTGCCATTGCCCGGGCAGTACTGAGGATTaattcaaaggggaggaagaaggcTTTCGGGACTTGTTCCTCCCATCTCATGGTTGTCACCATCTTCTACAGCTCAGGCACGTCTGTCTACCTCCAGTCGAAAAATCCCTATGCCCAAAGAAGGAGCAAGTTCTTTGGTCTCCTCTATGCAGTGGGCACTCCTTCCCTTAACCCCCTCATATACACCCTGAGGAACAAGGAGGTAAAGAGGGCACTTAGGAGGTTACTGGGGAAGGACCGGGACTCCAGGGAGAGCTAA
- the LOC130831559 gene encoding olfactory receptor 2H1, whose translation MVNHSSPVDFLLLGFSEHPGLERILFVVILISYLLTLVGNTLIILLSMLDPRLHCPMYIFLSNLSFLDLCFTTSCVPQMLVNLWGPRKTITFLGCSVQLFIFLLLGTTECVLLTVMAFDRCVAVCQPLRYATIIHPRLCWQLAAVAWVTGLVQSIVQTPPTLHLPFCPHRQINDFLCEVPSLIRLSCGDTTFNEILLAVSSVIFVVVPLSLILASYGAIAQAVLRINSAKGRKKAFGTCSSHLIVVTLFYSSVIAVYLQPKNPYAQKRGKFFGLFHAVGTPSLNPLIYTLRNKEIKKALRRLLGKDRDSRGS comes from the coding sequence ATGGTCAACCACAGCTCCCCGGTGGACTTCCTCCTTCTGGGCTTCTCTGAACACCCAGGGCTTGAAAGAATCCTCTTCGTGGTCATCTTGATTTCTTACCTCCTGACTCTGGTGGGCAACACGCTCATCATCCTGCTGTCCATGCTGGACCCCAGGCTCCACTGCCCAATGTACATTTTCCTCTCCAACCTCTCCTTCTTGGACCTCTGTTTCACTACAAGTTGTGTCCCCCAGATGCTGGTCAACCTCTGGGGCCCAAGGAAGACCATTACTTTTCTTGGCTGCTCTGTCCAGCTCTTCATCTTCCTGCTTCTGGGGACCACTGAGTGTGTCCTCCTGACAGTGATGGCCTTTGACCGCTGTGTGGCTGTCTGCCAGCCCCTCCGCTATGCCACCATCATCCACCCCCGCCTGTGTTGGCAGCTGGCAGCTGTGGCCTGGGTAACGGGTCTGGTCCAATCAATAGTCCAGACACCACCCACGCTCCACCTGCCCTTCTGCccccatcgacagataaatgacTTTCTATGTGAAGTCCCTTCTCTAATTCGACTCTCCTGTGGAGACACCACCTTCAATGAAATCCTGTTAGCTGTATCCAGTGTCATCTTTGTGGTCGTGCCCCTTAGCCTCATCCTTGCCTCTTATGGTGCCATTGCCCAGGCAGTACTGAGGATTAATTCTgcaaaggggaggaagaaggcTTTTGGGACTTGTTCCTCCCATCTCATTGTGGTCACCCTCTTCTATAGCTCAGTTATTGCTGTCTACCTCCAGCCCAAAAATCCCTATGCCCAGAAGAGGGGCAAGTTCTTTGGTCTCTTCCATGCAGTGGGCACTCCTTCACTTAACCCCCTCATATACACCCTGAGGAACAAGGAGATAAAGAAGGCACTCAGGAGGTTACTGGGGAAGGACAGGGACTCCAGGGGGAGCTGA